In the Chlorobium limicola DSM 245 genome, one interval contains:
- a CDS encoding DUF4332 domain-containing protein produces MNLVINDLPCVAAVGQTLGKAARLNHSHVGYVCGGHGICQACYVTVLEGNELLSSLSDIEKAFLSPRQIQSGGRLACQATITGEGTIKALSRPEQAKRLLLTNPVGLFAYGAEMGRDTASQIVPGVSNLAGRVLRGELGGPGALGDVLESAGAAVQLVLGEGQKMIPFREQIMTLLGALPIKVPFLALQQPAAKAEMISLTVSAKAPEVLPSDPVVIVSGVSSDSAEPEAVSFEGVPEVHALKLITAGIKSFGDLLEQGRDRTGRQSLSASTGLDEAIVLTLVNRADLARIKGIGTAYSELLEMAGVDTVPELAQRNPANLHAKIQEVNAKRKLVQQLPSALQIKEWVAQAKSLARIVTY; encoded by the coding sequence ATGAATCTTGTAATCAACGATCTGCCCTGTGTCGCTGCAGTAGGGCAGACTCTCGGAAAGGCCGCCCGGCTCAACCACAGTCATGTGGGTTATGTATGCGGAGGCCACGGAATATGCCAGGCCTGTTATGTGACCGTACTCGAAGGCAACGAGCTTCTTTCATCGCTTTCCGACATCGAGAAGGCTTTCCTCTCTCCGCGGCAGATTCAAAGTGGCGGACGTCTCGCCTGCCAGGCCACCATAACCGGCGAGGGTACCATAAAGGCACTTTCCCGTCCTGAACAGGCCAAGAGGTTGTTGCTGACCAATCCGGTTGGTTTGTTCGCTTACGGAGCGGAAATGGGCAGGGATACGGCTTCGCAGATTGTGCCGGGTGTGTCGAATCTTGCCGGCAGGGTTCTGCGGGGCGAACTTGGTGGACCGGGGGCACTCGGTGATGTGCTCGAATCCGCAGGTGCAGCCGTTCAGCTCGTTCTTGGCGAAGGTCAGAAAATGATTCCTTTTCGGGAGCAGATCATGACACTTCTTGGGGCACTTCCCATAAAAGTACCGTTTCTTGCCCTGCAGCAGCCGGCGGCGAAAGCTGAAATGATCTCTCTTACGGTCAGCGCTAAAGCGCCTGAAGTCCTTCCGTCAGATCCTGTTGTCATTGTTTCCGGGGTTTCGTCGGACAGTGCCGAACCGGAAGCGGTTTCATTCGAAGGCGTTCCGGAAGTACACGCCCTGAAGCTCATCACTGCGGGGATCAAAAGCTTCGGCGACCTTCTCGAGCAAGGACGTGACAGGACTGGGCGTCAATCGCTTTCTGCATCGACCGGTCTTGACGAAGCGATTGTACTGACTCTGGTGAACCGTGCCGATCTGGCAAGGATCAAGGGGATCGGCACAGCGTATTCTGAATTGCTTGAGATGGCCGGAGTGGATACTGTTCCTGAGCTTGCTCAGCGTAATCCCGCAAACCTGCACGCGAAAATCCAGGAAGTCAACGCGAAAAGGAAACTGGTTCAGCAACTCCCATCGGCTCTGCAGATCAAAGAGTGGGTGGCACAGGCCAAATCGCTCGCCCGTATCGTGACCTACTGA
- a CDS encoding DUF4412 domain-containing protein yields the protein MRKLIPVFVLALFAVFSLGACGNGPKEGEKPAAKSGGSFLPFSREFEGILTMRTTIPEAGNTETKMFIAKEGVRMETKSNIKNMPAGLQIVIVSPSETPNLVYILNESNKSYTVIDNDKMKKEIGKESHSDLYADAKIENLGKETVNGYSCTHVRVTRGENVTDMWVSKDVLDYATFARMQSSRDKDMPEFAKRLKAAGYDGFPVKMVLSPSKVTTELVQVDKQSLDASLFKVPAGYTKTELPTMNFNASPEQREKMEAAMEKMQERMKAQQGQ from the coding sequence ATGCGTAAACTCATTCCCGTTTTTGTCCTGGCTCTTTTTGCCGTGTTCTCGCTCGGCGCATGTGGTAATGGCCCGAAAGAAGGCGAAAAACCCGCAGCAAAAAGCGGCGGTTCGTTTCTGCCTTTTTCTCGCGAGTTCGAGGGCATTCTGACGATGCGGACTACCATTCCTGAAGCCGGGAACACCGAGACGAAGATGTTCATTGCGAAAGAAGGGGTGCGCATGGAGACGAAATCGAATATAAAAAACATGCCTGCCGGTCTGCAGATCGTGATTGTCTCACCCTCCGAAACTCCGAATCTCGTCTATATCCTGAACGAGAGCAATAAATCCTATACGGTCATCGATAACGATAAGATGAAAAAAGAGATCGGAAAAGAGAGCCATTCCGATTTATATGCGGATGCTAAAATCGAGAATCTCGGCAAGGAGACCGTAAACGGTTATTCCTGCACGCATGTCAGGGTAACCAGGGGGGAGAACGTTACGGATATGTGGGTTTCGAAAGATGTGCTCGATTACGCCACCTTTGCAAGGATGCAGAGCAGCCGTGACAAGGATATGCCGGAATTTGCGAAACGCCTGAAAGCGGCGGGCTATGACGGCTTTCCGGTAAAAATGGTTCTGTCGCCATCAAAGGTTACCACAGAACTGGTTCAGGTCGATAAACAGAGCCTCGATGCTTCGCTTTTCAAGGTTCCTGCAGGTTACACCAAAACGGAACTTCCGACGATGAATTTCAACGCATCTCCCGAGCAGCGCGAAAAGATGGAGGCTGCGATGGAAAAGATGCAGGAGCGTATGAAGGCTCAGCAAGGGCAATAA
- the ybeY gene encoding rRNA maturation RNase YbeY encodes MPLQIFNTTRKELHEELLERTVIDVLDSEGFGVESIVAVYCGKKMIRKINREFLQHDYATDTITFRYSDNREIDGEFYISLDVIEENARRFEVDFKLELLRVTIHSALHLIGYDDQTVDGRLQMQQKEEFYLNRYSEANNQTPS; translated from the coding sequence ATGCCACTGCAGATCTTTAATACTACCCGGAAAGAGCTTCATGAAGAGCTGCTTGAGCGTACGGTTATCGATGTTCTTGATTCAGAGGGGTTTGGTGTAGAGAGTATTGTTGCGGTCTATTGCGGTAAAAAAATGATCAGAAAGATCAACAGGGAGTTTCTGCAGCATGACTATGCCACCGATACCATCACCTTTCGTTACAGCGATAACCGGGAGATTGACGGTGAGTTCTACATATCTCTCGATGTGATCGAGGAAAATGCCCGTCGTTTCGAGGTGGATTTCAAGCTGGAACTGCTGCGTGTAACCATACATTCTGCTCTTCATCTGATCGGTTATGACGATCAGACCGTTGACGGGCGGCTTCAGATGCAGCAGAAGGAGGAGTTTTACCTGAACCGCTACAGTGAAGCAAACAACCAGACACCTTCTTGA
- the hflX gene encoding GTPase HflX, which produces MNTFIFNRPRERAVLIGLCSPPEVTRAQIEEYLEELAFLADTAGADVFATVIQERKLPDHASYIGSGKVDELSQLVRDEVIDIVIVDDDLSPVQARNLEKAFECKVIDRTGLILQIFAIRAKSARAKMQVELAQLEYMLPRLSGQWTHLSKQKGGIGTKGPGETQIETDRRLVRNRIASLKRKLRAVSLQHDTQTRGRRSIPGVALVGYTNAGKSTLMNALCPEAEAFAENRLFATLDTKTRRLELKINKLVLLSDTVGFIRKLPHDLVESFKSTLDEVLQADFLLHVIDASHPGFAEQMQVVRQTLKEIGVGHDNIIDVFNKIDALPDSGSLRELRVNYPDAVFVSAAREINLSALKDAIGDHLAQEFRERSIRTHVSNYKLIGYLYDHAEVIEKHYLDEEILLTFRVHKNSLKHMEALIRASQNTAYATADL; this is translated from the coding sequence TTGAATACATTTATTTTTAACCGCCCCCGTGAACGGGCTGTGCTGATTGGTTTATGTTCACCTCCCGAGGTAACGAGAGCTCAGATCGAGGAGTATCTCGAAGAACTTGCTTTCCTTGCCGATACCGCCGGCGCAGATGTGTTTGCAACGGTTATTCAGGAACGGAAGCTGCCTGATCATGCGTCTTATATCGGCAGCGGGAAGGTCGATGAGCTTTCTCAGCTCGTCAGGGATGAGGTAATTGATATTGTCATTGTCGATGATGACCTCTCGCCCGTGCAGGCAAGAAATCTTGAAAAAGCCTTTGAGTGCAAGGTAATTGACCGCACCGGTCTGATTCTGCAGATTTTTGCCATCAGGGCTAAATCGGCAAGAGCAAAGATGCAGGTAGAGCTTGCCCAGCTTGAATATATGCTGCCACGCCTGTCGGGCCAGTGGACCCATCTGTCGAAACAGAAAGGAGGAATCGGCACAAAAGGGCCCGGAGAAACCCAGATCGAGACGGATCGCCGTTTGGTGCGAAACCGTATTGCATCTCTGAAGCGAAAGCTTCGGGCGGTATCGTTACAGCACGATACCCAGACACGGGGTCGACGTTCTATTCCCGGTGTTGCGCTTGTCGGGTATACCAACGCAGGAAAGTCGACATTGATGAACGCTCTTTGTCCCGAAGCGGAGGCTTTTGCAGAAAACAGACTTTTCGCTACGCTCGATACCAAGACAAGGCGCCTTGAACTTAAAATAAACAAGCTTGTACTGCTTTCCGATACGGTGGGATTCATCAGAAAACTCCCGCATGATCTTGTCGAAAGTTTCAAGTCCACACTCGATGAAGTGCTGCAGGCCGATTTTCTTCTGCATGTGATCGATGCGAGTCATCCCGGATTTGCCGAACAGATGCAGGTTGTACGGCAAACCCTTAAAGAAATAGGGGTCGGGCATGACAATATTATTGATGTTTTCAACAAGATAGATGCTCTGCCTGATTCCGGATCGCTTCGGGAGCTGCGGGTAAACTATCCCGATGCAGTATTTGTATCGGCAGCAAGAGAGATCAATTTATCAGCTCTCAAGGATGCTATCGGCGACCATCTGGCACAGGAATTCAGGGAGCGGAGTATCCGCACCCATGTATCGAACTACAAGCTGATAGGTTATCTTTATGATCATGCGGAAGTGATTGAAAAGCATTATCTTGATGAAGAGATTCTTTTGACCTTCAGAGTTCACAAAAACAGTCTCAAGCACATGGAAGCGCTCATAAGGGCTTCCCAAAACACAGCGTATGCCACTGCAGATCTTTAA
- a CDS encoding phytoene/squalene synthase family protein, whose protein sequence is MNYHYNGQTAVQGKEKALTLENAYRYCRQISKHHAKTFYLATLFLPKRQQNPIFAIYALLRTVDDLVDLAEDKLTNGQITRQEINSLLENWKIRLKQCYRGEVSRDPIMMAWHDTLKTYPIPIELPLDLMDGVAMDIEFKKFETFDDLYVYCYKVASVVGLMTSEIFGYSDRQALQHAIDLGIAMQLTNILRDIGEDIDRGRIYLPMEDLKRFGYSEEEFMKKTMNHNFLAMMKFQIERARSYYRSSEKGIPMLEKESRFAVMISSRNYCNILQAIEENNYDVFSRRAYRSFYQKIRTIPEIWYKTRVS, encoded by the coding sequence ATGAATTACCATTATAATGGACAAACCGCCGTGCAAGGGAAAGAAAAGGCGCTCACCCTTGAAAATGCATATCGATACTGCCGTCAGATATCAAAACATCACGCAAAAACCTTTTATCTGGCAACCCTTTTTCTGCCTAAACGACAACAGAATCCAATATTCGCCATCTATGCCCTGCTACGAACTGTTGACGATCTGGTAGATCTTGCCGAAGACAAGCTCACCAACGGCCAGATAACCCGTCAGGAAATCAACAGCTTGCTGGAAAACTGGAAAATCAGGCTGAAACAGTGCTACCGAGGAGAAGTGAGCCGCGACCCCATCATGATGGCATGGCACGATACCCTGAAAACCTATCCCATACCTATCGAACTCCCGCTCGACCTTATGGACGGCGTCGCCATGGACATCGAATTCAAGAAGTTTGAAACCTTTGACGACCTTTATGTGTACTGTTACAAAGTCGCTTCAGTCGTAGGGCTCATGACATCGGAAATTTTCGGATACAGCGACCGTCAGGCACTGCAGCATGCCATAGATCTCGGTATTGCCATGCAGCTCACCAATATTCTTCGAGACATCGGTGAAGATATTGACCGAGGCAGAATCTATCTCCCCATGGAGGATCTGAAAAGATTCGGATACAGCGAGGAAGAGTTCATGAAAAAAACCATGAACCACAATTTTCTGGCAATGATGAAGTTCCAGATTGAACGGGCAAGAAGTTACTACCGTTCTTCTGAAAAAGGGATCCCGATGCTTGAAAAAGAGAGCCGTTTTGCCGTTATGATCAGCAGTCGGAACTACTGCAATATTCTCCAGGCCATTGAAGAGAACAATTACGACGTCTTTTCCCGAAGGGCTTACCGCTCTTTTTATCAGAAAATCCGCACCATTCCGGAAATCTGGTATAAAACAAGAGTCTCGTAA
- the lysS gene encoding lysine--tRNA ligase, with the protein MPKENQHQEQPQQLSLNDQMQRRHEERRHLAESGINPYPCTFDVTACSTDITTSFQDEQRKQVSVAGRIMTIRKMGKASFFHIQDSKGRIQVYLKKDDVGETAYNTFKLLDIGDIVGVKGFTFRTKTGEISVHAETFELLSKSLRPIPVAKEKDIDGQKVVYDAFSDKELRYRQRYVDLIVNPEVRETFIKRSAIVTFMRQFFTGKGWLEVETPILQPIYGGAAARPFTTHHNALDMQLYLRIANELYLKRLIVGGFDGVFEFAKDFRNEGIDRFHNPEFTQVELYVAYKDYNWMMELVEELLYRTTLSVNGTHTTSFLGNDISLEPPFRRLTIVDAIKEYCNVDVSGKNETELRSAAKDLGLELDPKIGAGKIIDEIFGEFVEPKLIQPTFITDYPTEMSPLAKEHRSKPGFVERFELIAGGKELCNSFSELNDPVIQRERLESQAKLRLRGDEEAMVVDEDFLRALEYGMPPCAGLGIGIDRVVMLITGQESIRDVIFFPHLKPE; encoded by the coding sequence ATGCCGAAAGAGAACCAGCACCAGGAACAACCTCAGCAACTCTCGCTCAACGACCAGATGCAGCGCCGCCATGAAGAGCGCCGACACCTTGCGGAATCAGGAATCAATCCCTATCCCTGCACCTTCGACGTAACGGCCTGTTCAACCGATATCACCACCTCATTTCAGGATGAACAGCGTAAACAGGTATCGGTTGCCGGCAGGATCATGACCATACGAAAAATGGGAAAAGCCTCTTTTTTCCATATCCAGGACTCAAAAGGACGAATTCAGGTCTATCTGAAGAAAGACGATGTCGGAGAAACCGCGTACAACACCTTCAAGCTGCTGGATATCGGCGATATCGTCGGAGTGAAAGGGTTTACCTTCAGAACGAAAACCGGCGAAATCTCCGTCCATGCCGAAACGTTCGAGCTGCTCAGCAAATCGTTGCGTCCTATTCCGGTAGCCAAAGAGAAGGATATAGACGGTCAGAAAGTGGTATATGACGCCTTCAGCGACAAGGAGCTTCGTTACCGCCAGCGTTACGTCGACCTGATCGTCAATCCCGAAGTGAGGGAAACCTTCATCAAACGCTCGGCAATCGTCACATTCATGCGCCAGTTCTTTACCGGGAAGGGATGGCTTGAAGTTGAAACCCCGATTCTGCAGCCGATCTACGGAGGAGCGGCGGCCAGACCGTTTACGACCCACCACAACGCTCTTGACATGCAGCTCTATCTGCGCATAGCCAACGAGCTCTATCTCAAACGCCTCATCGTTGGCGGGTTTGACGGTGTTTTCGAGTTCGCCAAGGATTTCCGCAACGAAGGCATAGACCGCTTCCACAATCCTGAGTTCACCCAGGTTGAGCTCTATGTAGCCTACAAGGACTACAACTGGATGATGGAACTTGTCGAGGAGCTGCTCTACCGAACCACTCTCAGCGTCAACGGGACGCACACCACCAGTTTCCTCGGTAATGATATCTCCCTTGAACCGCCATTCAGACGCTTGACCATTGTCGACGCGATCAAGGAGTACTGCAATGTGGACGTCAGCGGCAAAAACGAAACCGAACTGCGTTCTGCGGCCAAGGATCTCGGTCTGGAACTCGACCCGAAAATCGGTGCGGGAAAAATCATCGATGAAATCTTCGGCGAATTTGTAGAGCCGAAGCTCATTCAGCCGACCTTCATTACAGACTACCCGACCGAAATGTCGCCGCTTGCCAAGGAACACCGCTCGAAACCCGGCTTCGTCGAACGGTTCGAACTGATAGCCGGCGGAAAGGAACTCTGCAACTCTTTCTCTGAGCTGAACGATCCGGTCATCCAGCGCGAGCGACTCGAATCGCAGGCGAAGCTGCGCCTTCGCGGCGATGAGGAAGCCATGGTGGTGGATGAGGATTTCCTCCGGGCTCTCGAATACGGCATGCCGCCCTGCGCCGGGCTCGGTATAGGCATCGATCGGGTAGTCATGCTGATTACCGGACAGGAATCAATTCGTGATGTGATTTTTTTCCCGCATCTGAAACCGGAATAG
- a CDS encoding AlbA family DNA-binding domain-containing protein — protein sequence MTLLLSRFEKLSLPELVGQGENEQIEFKRLVHSPSKIAKPITAFANTSGGVILIGVDDDKRIVGIHSEKEILEVVVEGVKLHIDPEPEINIYHEEFKRRLVLMVLVPESPDKPHYHLEQTTDPRTGKSVTEQRVYTREGSRNKALCDDRITLMQSKKNPLNVSFGERERMLLNFLRKNRKITADEYGEMTGLPLAKARESLITLVRSGAVILQTEGGKSYYTMPT from the coding sequence ATGACCCTCCTCTTATCCCGTTTCGAAAAACTCTCCCTGCCCGAACTGGTCGGCCAGGGAGAGAACGAGCAGATCGAGTTCAAAAGGCTCGTCCACTCGCCCTCCAAAATCGCAAAACCAATTACAGCTTTCGCCAATACATCGGGCGGCGTCATTCTCATCGGCGTGGATGACGATAAACGGATCGTGGGCATCCACAGCGAAAAAGAGATTCTCGAAGTCGTCGTCGAGGGAGTAAAACTGCATATCGATCCGGAACCGGAAATCAATATTTACCACGAAGAGTTCAAGCGAAGGCTGGTGCTCATGGTGCTTGTTCCCGAAAGCCCCGACAAACCGCACTACCACCTTGAACAGACAACGGATCCTCGAACCGGAAAGTCCGTAACGGAACAACGGGTCTATACCCGTGAAGGAAGCCGCAACAAGGCACTGTGCGACGACAGAATCACCCTGATGCAATCGAAAAAAAATCCGTTGAACGTTTCATTCGGCGAGAGAGAAAGAATGCTCCTGAACTTTCTCCGGAAAAACAGGAAAATCACGGCGGACGAATACGGAGAAATGACAGGGCTGCCACTCGCAAAGGCAAGAGAATCCCTCATCACCCTGGTACGATCAGGAGCGGTTATCTTGCAGACAGAGGGTGGAAAAAGCTACTACACCATGCCTACCTGA
- a CDS encoding NAD-dependent epimerase: protein MNVLVTGAAGFIGSHVCQRLLERGERVTGLDNLNDYYDVSLKEARLDWLRPYADFRFVKTDLADRQGMEELFRKGGFEKVVNLAAQAGVRYSIVNPHSYVESNILGFLNILEGCRHNGVEHLVYASSSSVYGANETMPFSVHDNVDHPLSLYAASKKANELMAHTYSHLYNISATGLRFFTVYGPWGRPDMALFLFTDAILNNRPIKVFNYGKHRRDFTYIDDIVEGVIRTLDHNAESNPEWSGLHPDPGSSRAPWKVYNIGNSQPVNLMDYIGALERQLGKTAEKEFLPMQPGDVPDTYADVEQLIQDVHYKPETTVEEGVRRFVAWYRDYYDVR, encoded by the coding sequence ATGAACGTTCTGGTTACCGGCGCAGCCGGTTTTATCGGTTCACATGTCTGTCAACGGCTTCTTGAAAGAGGAGAGCGTGTGACAGGGCTTGATAACCTGAATGATTATTATGATGTGAGCCTGAAGGAGGCCCGTCTTGACTGGCTCAGGCCATATGCTGATTTCCGGTTTGTTAAAACCGATCTTGCCGACCGGCAGGGCATGGAAGAGCTTTTTCGCAAAGGCGGATTTGAAAAAGTGGTTAATCTTGCCGCTCAGGCCGGGGTTCGTTATTCCATTGTCAATCCGCACTCCTATGTCGAAAGCAATATTCTGGGATTTCTGAATATTCTCGAAGGGTGTCGTCATAACGGCGTGGAGCATCTCGTTTATGCATCGTCAAGTTCGGTCTACGGCGCGAACGAAACTATGCCGTTTTCGGTGCACGACAATGTCGATCACCCGCTCTCTCTATACGCAGCCAGCAAGAAAGCCAACGAACTGATGGCGCATACATACAGCCATCTCTACAACATTTCCGCAACAGGACTGCGCTTCTTTACCGTATATGGCCCGTGGGGACGTCCCGATATGGCGCTCTTTCTCTTTACCGATGCCATTCTGAACAACCGCCCGATCAAGGTGTTCAACTATGGCAAACACCGGCGAGATTTCACCTACATCGACGACATCGTCGAGGGGGTGATCCGGACGCTCGATCACAATGCCGAAAGCAATCCTGAGTGGTCCGGGCTGCACCCTGATCCCGGATCGAGCCGTGCGCCGTGGAAGGTGTACAACATCGGCAACAGCCAGCCGGTCAACCTGATGGACTACATCGGGGCGCTCGAACGGCAGCTCGGCAAAACAGCGGAAAAGGAGTTTCTGCCCATGCAGCCGGGTGACGTGCCCGACACCTATGCCGATGTCGAGCAGCTCATACAGGATGTGCATTATAAACCGGAAACTACCGTGGAGGAAGGTGTCAGACGGTTTGTTGCCTGGTATCGGGATTATTATGATGTCAGGTAG
- a CDS encoding UpxY family transcription antiterminator, translated as MKVTDRNSCWYAVYVRSRYEKKVHRMFLEKEVEAFLPLLETWRQWSDRKKKVSEPLFRGYVFVNIDMKAEHIKVLDTDGVVKFIGIGKTPSVISSRDIDWIKKLVREPDAVRRIVASLPPGQKVMVTAGPFKGLEGVVVKEGRESRLVVYFDRIMQGIEVSIYPELLSPIHAVGTEEQNETGFY; from the coding sequence ATGAAAGTAACGGACAGGAATTCATGCTGGTATGCGGTTTATGTGCGATCCAGATATGAAAAAAAGGTACATCGAATGTTTCTTGAAAAAGAGGTCGAGGCCTTTCTGCCTCTTCTTGAAACCTGGCGTCAGTGGAGTGACAGGAAAAAAAAAGTAAGTGAGCCTCTTTTCCGGGGCTATGTGTTTGTCAACATCGATATGAAAGCGGAGCATATCAAGGTGCTTGATACCGATGGCGTCGTGAAGTTTATCGGCATCGGAAAGACTCCCTCGGTCATCAGCAGCCGGGATATTGACTGGATTAAAAAGCTTGTGAGGGAACCGGATGCTGTAAGGCGCATCGTTGCTTCTCTTCCGCCCGGGCAGAAAGTCATGGTTACGGCTGGTCCGTTCAAGGGCCTTGAGGGTGTTGTGGTGAAGGAGGGACGTGAATCGAGGCTTGTCGTTTATTTTGATCGGATCATGCAGGGCATAGAGGTCAGCATTTATCCTGAACTGCTTTCCCCTATTCATGCTGTAGGGACGGAGGAGCAGAATGAGACTGGTTTTTATTGA
- a CDS encoding tetratricopeptide repeat protein, which translates to MRLKGHGKSRTTLTALLFIIVLSGAGLDNGQKTAEDYYWSGKGKYHHGDFRGAIEDYDKASELAPDAAKIFGSRAAAKRKLGDKDGAISDARKAARLGDKDAQRILRMLGYDW; encoded by the coding sequence ATGCGACTGAAAGGTCATGGAAAAAGCCGCACCACGCTCACTGCCCTCCTTTTTATTATCGTGCTTTCCGGGGCAGGCCTTGATAACGGACAGAAAACAGCTGAAGATTATTACTGGAGCGGCAAGGGAAAATATCATCACGGCGATTTCCGGGGCGCAATCGAAGATTACGACAAGGCCTCCGAACTTGCTCCGGATGCAGCAAAAATATTCGGCAGCCGGGCTGCGGCCAAACGTAAACTCGGCGACAAGGACGGAGCAATCAGTGATGCCCGTAAAGCAGCCCGGCTCGGCGACAAGGATGCCCAGCGCATCCTGCGCATGCTCGGTTACGACTGGTAA
- the tgt gene encoding tRNA guanosine(34) transglycosylase Tgt, whose product MPLQFSVTCTDPHTAARCGVLHTDHGTIPTPVFMPVGTRASVKSVPTGLLAGLNVHIILANTYHLYLKPGNTIIRKAGGVHRFMNWNGPLLTDSGGYQVYSLSDLRKITEEGVTFKSHLDGSKLQFTPENVVDTQRVIGSDIMMPLDECPPSTAERSYIEKSGELTLRWAERARSHFVRTSPLYGHQQYQFGITQGGVHTDLRTISSKALVDLDFDGYAVGGMAVGEPAEAMYRVLELSHNLLPEHKPRYLMGVGTPENILNAIERGIDMFDCVIPTREGRNGRVYTRNGTMNLRSAKFAEDFRPIDEGFDNEISQSYSRAYIRHLLNVGEIFGLTLCTMQNISFFMWLTTTARTNIQNGTFTTWKEEFLRQFNSKQNR is encoded by the coding sequence ATGCCACTGCAATTCAGCGTCACCTGCACAGATCCGCATACAGCCGCACGATGCGGCGTGCTCCATACCGATCACGGAACAATCCCGACTCCTGTCTTCATGCCTGTCGGCACGAGAGCCAGCGTGAAATCCGTGCCGACGGGTCTCCTTGCAGGACTCAACGTGCATATCATTCTTGCCAACACCTACCACCTTTATCTGAAACCGGGCAACACCATCATAAGGAAAGCCGGAGGAGTCCACCGGTTCATGAACTGGAACGGCCCGCTCCTGACCGACAGCGGAGGCTATCAGGTTTACTCGCTCTCCGATCTGCGCAAAATCACCGAAGAGGGGGTAACGTTCAAATCGCACCTCGATGGCTCGAAATTGCAGTTCACACCGGAAAACGTTGTAGATACACAACGCGTCATCGGCAGCGACATCATGATGCCGCTCGACGAATGCCCTCCCTCGACTGCCGAGCGCAGCTACATAGAAAAGTCCGGAGAACTCACCTTGCGGTGGGCCGAACGCGCCAGATCGCACTTCGTCCGCACCAGCCCGCTCTACGGGCATCAGCAGTACCAGTTCGGCATAACACAGGGAGGCGTGCACACCGACCTCAGAACCATTTCGTCGAAAGCCCTCGTGGATCTCGATTTTGACGGCTACGCGGTGGGCGGTATGGCAGTTGGAGAACCGGCTGAAGCCATGTACCGGGTACTCGAGCTCTCGCATAACCTGCTTCCGGAACACAAACCGCGCTACCTGATGGGGGTGGGCACGCCGGAAAACATACTCAATGCGATCGAACGCGGCATCGACATGTTCGACTGTGTGATCCCCACTCGGGAAGGGCGAAATGGCAGGGTTTACACCCGAAACGGCACCATGAACCTCCGCTCGGCAAAATTCGCCGAAGACTTCCGCCCGATCGACGAAGGGTTCGATAACGAAATCAGCCAAAGCTACTCCCGCGCCTACATCCGCCACCTTCTGAACGTCGGAGAGATTTTCGGCCTCACGCTCTGCACTATGCAGAACATCTCCTTCTTCATGTGGCTCACGACCACCGCCCGAACGAACATACAGAACGGCACTTTCACCACCTGGAAGGAGGAGTTTCTCCGGCAATTCAACAGCAAACAAAACAGGTAA